A stretch of DNA from bacterium:
ATCGATAATCGCAGCCTGGAAAAGCTGGGCCGATTCAGCCAGTGGCCGCGCACTTATCACAGCCACATCATCGATTACATCACCGAGGGTGGAGCCCGGGCCATCGGCTTTGACGTGCTGTTCATGGAGCCGGATTCTAATCCGGCCAATGACAGCAGCTTTATCCACGCCACGCAAAAATCCGGCATCGTCTATCATGCGATGTCTTTCTCCATGGCGAATCCGGACGCATTCCTCTACCCCATGGAAGCGCCGCCGGAAGGACTCGATGCAAAACGTTTGTCCGCAGAGATGACGCCGGCGATCAGCCGCATTTTCAAGACTGCAGATCGCATGGACGGCAAGCTGATCGCGCTTTACCATGCGGCCCGCGGCATCGGCTTTGCCAATTTCTCCCCAGACAACGACAGCGTGATCCGCACCATGCCGCTGTTCCTCAATTTCACCGGCCGCCAGTATTTTTCCCTCTCCCTGGCCATGGTGATGGGGTCGATGGATGCCGGACCGCAGGATGTGACCGTGGTTCCCAATCAGGAGGTGATCGTGCGGGACCCGAAGGGAAAATCGCTTCATATTCCCATTAATGAAAAAGGCCGCATGCTGATTAATTATCAGGGCACGTTTCAAACGTTTCGCTACATCTCCTATTACGACGTACTCATGCAGCGCATTCCCAAAGAGTTGTTCGACGGCAAATTCGTTCTCGTCGGCACCTCGGCCGCCGGATTGTCCGACATCCGTCCGGTGCCGTTCCAGGACGCCTTCCCCGGCGTTGAAATCCACGCCAATTTGATTTACAACCTGCTTACCCAAAGCTACATCACTGTGCAAAAGCCCGCCTCCGTCTGGCTGCTGGTGATCTTTTTCAGCGTGCTGATCGCGCTGGTGGCCATGGCGTTCCGCCCGTGGTTAAGCGGACTGCTGGGCGTGCTTATCTCCGGCGGCCTGGCCTGGCTGGCCTTGACCTGGTTCAGCCGCAACGCCTTTTGGCTGGAGCTGGTGCGGCCGACGTTGGCCATCCTTTTTTCATTTCTGTTCGCCTTTATCTACCGCTATGTTGAGGAGGAGCGCAGCAAGCGCTACATCAAAAACATGTTTCAGCATTATCTCACCGCCACGGTGGTGGACGAACTGTTGAAACGGCCGGACATGCTCAAACTCGGCGGCGACCGGCGCATCGCCACGGCATTCTTTTCCGACATCAAGGACTTTACCACCGTATCGGAAAAGCTGGAACCCGAGGAACTCGTGGCGCAGCTCAACGAATATCTCACCGCCATGACCGAAGTGGTGCTGCACTATGATGGCTATCTGGACAAATACGAGGGCGATGCCATCATGGCGGTGTTCGGCGTGCCGGTGGATCAGACGGACCATGCCCGACGGGGTTGTCTGGCTGCGCTGGAGATGCAGAAACGGTTGATCGCACTACGAGCGAAATGGCAGGCTGAGGACAAACCGGTTTTTTATGCACGTATGGGATTAAACTCCGGCGCCATGATCGCCGGCAATGTCGGCGGCGTGGATCGCTTTGATTACACCGTGATCGGCGACTCGGTCAATTTGGCCTCGCGGCTGGAGGGCGCCAACAAGCAATACGGCACCAGCATCATGATCAGCGAGTTCACCAAAGAGTTTCTCATCGACGAGTTCATCCTGCGCGAATTGGACCTGATCCGCGTCAAAGGCAAACAAAAACCGGTGCGGGTTTACGAACTCATCTGCGAAAAACGTTCGCAGCTGAGCAACAGCCAGCTGCTGTCGCTGCCGGAATATGAAAAGGGCTTGGCCGCCTACCGCGCCAAACAGTGGGACACCGCCATCGCGGCGTTTCAGCGCGCCCTGGCGGCGGATGCCCATGACGGGCCCAGTCGAACCTATATTCAGCGCTGTGAATTCTATAAAAAAAATCCGGTTCCCTGGAATTGGGACGGCGTATTCGAGATGAAGACGAAATGAGCGCATCGAGAACAGACTATATCTACGGCCGTAATCCGCTGCTGGAATGGTTGGCCGCGGATCTGGCGGTAAGCCGGGTATTTCTCTGCCGGGAGAACGACCCGCGCAAAGAGCAGGATCTGCTGCGGCTGCTGCAGATCAAAAAGATCGTTCCGCAAAGGGTCGGCCGCCAGGAGCTGACCCATCGGCTCGGCCACGGCGACCATCAGGGCGTGGCCGCGCTGGTTCATCTGCCGGATTATGCGCAACCGGAGGACCTGCTCAGCCGGGCGGCGAATGAACCGCCGTTCATTATCCTCCTCGACCAGATCCAGGATCCCCACAACCTCGGCGCCATCCTG
This window harbors:
- a CDS encoding adenylate/guanylate cyclase domain-containing protein — encoded protein: MHKKLSRRLLTGGLVGLAAAGLILLATYGLQRTLFDAFEAKSLDWRYLKRIKLLWEQRQGAAIEDIIIVDIDNRSLEKLGRFSQWPRTYHSHIIDYITEGGARAIGFDVLFMEPDSNPANDSSFIHATQKSGIVYHAMSFSMANPDAFLYPMEAPPEGLDAKRLSAEMTPAISRIFKTADRMDGKLIALYHAARGIGFANFSPDNDSVIRTMPLFLNFTGRQYFSLSLAMVMGSMDAGPQDVTVVPNQEVIVRDPKGKSLHIPINEKGRMLINYQGTFQTFRYISYYDVLMQRIPKELFDGKFVLVGTSAAGLSDIRPVPFQDAFPGVEIHANLIYNLLTQSYITVQKPASVWLLVIFFSVLIALVAMAFRPWLSGLLGVLISGGLAWLALTWFSRNAFWLELVRPTLAILFSFLFAFIYRYVEEERSKRYIKNMFQHYLTATVVDELLKRPDMLKLGGDRRIATAFFSDIKDFTTVSEKLEPEELVAQLNEYLTAMTEVVLHYDGYLDKYEGDAIMAVFGVPVDQTDHARRGCLAALEMQKRLIALRAKWQAEDKPVFYARMGLNSGAMIAGNVGGVDRFDYTVIGDSVNLASRLEGANKQYGTSIMISEFTKEFLIDEFILRELDLIRVKGKQKPVRVYELICEKRSQLSNSQLLSLPEYEKGLAAYRAKQWDTAIAAFQRALAADAHDGPSRTYIQRCEFYKKNPVPWNWDGVFEMKTK